From a single Dendropsophus ebraccatus isolate aDenEbr1 chromosome 8, aDenEbr1.pat, whole genome shotgun sequence genomic region:
- the LOC138799641 gene encoding zinc finger protein 420-like isoform X1, whose amino-acid sequence MDKSQSRIFKRIFTLTQDIIRLLIGEDYIIVKTTSGDIVTSISDHCVSGGWGRTRDLISEPPVHSLILDRNRKKMILELTNKINELLTREVSVRCQDVAVYFSMEEWEYIGDKDLYKDMIMESHQIRSSSGESGKHQTSESFPSQDCPLENEDPQDNQVDEDFRAVRVEVLEGEEETSEKGGQQCSLVVPESSQVNSPNGVFHKTVVLFLNDPPKMTKYKELITERALNLSLEIIYLLTREGFKIVKKTPHDCVSPSGCPPSSGGWNQQHGPVTEPPSHLFVQWRNNEQKILELTRNITELLTGEVPIRCHDVTVYFSMEEWKYFEGHQDLYKDVVVKNLPSITSPDGSSNINPTQIYPSQQYSPEESHFVSQSPQDEDIFDFKVEIIESEDMNIVCEQQSMEEELQVDVSPVDHNTLLEGHLLCKIEDKIKQQFPEKDITVPRLHSGLLNAYDFSEQCYLELPINFSNVAQNIRHGSVNHLSCSECGKCFTQKSNLMRHKRTHTGEKPFSCDKCSRSFTQKSHLLEHQVFHTGEKPFLCSTCGKCFTHRAILYRHRRIHTGERPFTCVECGKCFSYKSYLVEHQRFHMREKPYSCSECGKSFVKKSVLVKHLGLHSERNQFTCSECGKCFAKKSMFLKHQRIHTGEKPYLCLECGKCFAKKSVLVDHQKTHTGERPYPCLECGKCFSKKSGLVKHHRTHTGEKPFLCLECGKCFSQKSGLDKHRKIHTVEKSVSCLECEKGSTCIHPERHLAIDKEKRPFSCSECGKLFIQKAYLIKHQKIHTGEKPFLCSECGKCFMLKDHLERHQRIHTGEKPFSCSECGKCFTQKKSLVEHHKTHTGEKPFSCSECGKCFTRKCQLEIHQRSHTGEKPFLCSECGKFFIQKSDLVRHQKIHPGGKQSETGNREVHQRNDRDERPFLCSECGKCFSQKSYLVKHKKFHTGEKPYSCLECGKCFTMKSGLVEHQKIHTGVKPFSCPECGKCFTRKSQLEMHQRTHTGERPFSCSECGKCFIQRSDLIRHHRIHTSSSVSKVPNVSALDGFTFDPLQPQIIVT is encoded by the exons ATGGACAAGAGTCAATCCAGAATATTCAAGAGAATATTTACCCTCACGCAGGACATCATCCGCCTTCTGATTGGAGAG GATTACATTATAGTGAAGACGACATCTGGAGATATTGTGACGTCTATCAGTGATCATTGTGTATCTGGAGGATGGGGCAGGACACGGGACCTCATTTCCGAGCCTCCTGTTCATTCACTGATACTTGACAGAAACAGAAAGAAGATGATCCTAGAGCTCACCAACAAGATCAATGAGCTTCTGACTAGAGAG GTTTCTGTAAGATGTCAGGATGTCGCTGTCTATTTTTCAATGGAGGAATGGGAGTACATAGGAGacaaggatctgtacaaggaCATGATAATGGAGAGCCACCAGATCCGCTCATCATCAG GCGAATCTGGTAAGCATCAAACATCAGAAAGTTTCCCAAGCCAGGATTGTCCATTGGAAAATGAGGACCCACAAGATAATCAGGTA GATGAAGATTTTAGGGCTGTACGAGTTGAAGTTCTAGAAGGTGAGGAAGAGACTTCTGAGAAAGGCGGCCAACAGTGTAGTTTGGTAGTGCCAG AATCTTCTCAGGTGAATTCTCCTAATGGTGTCTTCCACAAGACAGTGGTCCTCTTCCTGAACGACCCTCCAAAAATGACGAAGTATAAGGAACTGATCACAGAACGGGCACTTAACCTTTCTTTGGAGATCATCTACTTACTTACcagagag GGTTTCAAAATAGTGAAGAAGACACCTCATGATTGTGTGAGTCCCAGTGGCTGCCCCCCTTCTTCAGGAGGATGGAACCAGCAGCATGGCCCAGTCACCGAACCTCCTTCTCACTTATTCGTACAATGGAGAAacaatgagcagaagatcctggaACTCACCAGAAACAtaactgagctgctgactggagag gttcccaTAAGGTGTCACGATGTCACTGTCTATTTTTCCATGGAGGAGTGGAAGTATTTTGAAGGACACCAGGATCTCTACAAGGATGTTGTGGTAAAAAACCTTCCCTCTATTACATCACCTG atggatccagcaacATAAACCCAACACAGATCTATCCCAGTCAGCAGTATTCTCCAGAGGAAAGTCACTTTGTCTCACAGAGTCCTCAG GATGAAGATATATTTGATTTTAAAGTTGAAATTATAGAAAGTGAAGACATGAATATAGTGTGTGAACAGCAGTCCATGGAGGAGGAACTTCAAGTAGATGTTAGCCCTG TTGACCACAACACGTTGCTAGAGGGACATCTGCTTTGTAAAATTGAAGATAAAATCAAACAGCAATTTCCAGAAAAAGACATTACTGTCCCGAGGCTACATTCAGGACTTCTCAATGCATATGACTTCTCAGAGCAGTGTTACCTAGAGTTACCAATAAACTTTTCTAACGTTGCACAAAATATCAGACATGGAAGTGTTAATCAtctttcatgttctgaatgtggaaaatgtttcaccCAGAAATCCAATCTCATGAGACACAAAAGAAcgcatacaggagagaagccgttttcatgtgaTAAGTGCAGCAGATCCTTTACTCAGAAGTCACATCTACTAGAACATCAGGTGTTTCATACGGGTGAGAAGCCGTTTTTGTGTTCcacatgtggaaaatgttttacgcACAGGGCTATTCTTTATAGACATCGGAGAATTCACACTGGTGAAAGGCCCTTTACATGTGtcgaatgtggtaaatgtttttctTATAAATCGTACCTAGTagaacatcagagatttcacatGAGGGAAAAACCCTATTcgtgttctgaatgtgggaaatcttttgtAAAGAAATCTGTTCTTGTTAAACATTTAGGACTTCACTCAGAACGTAATCAGtttacatgttcagaatgtggaaaatgttttgctaagAAATCAATGTTTCtcaaacatcaaagaattcacacaggagagaaaccatatttgtgcttagaatgtgggaaatgttttgccaaAAAGTCAGTTCTTGTTGACcatcagaaaactcacacaggagaaaggCCCTATCCTTgtctagaatgtgggaaatgcttttcAAAGAAATCTGGTCTTGTAAAACATCAtcgaactcacacaggggagaagccttttttatgtctagaatgtgggaaatgtttttcacaGAAATCGGGCCTTGATAAACATCGGAAAATTCACACAGTGGAGAAATCtgtttcatgtttggaatgtgaGAAAGGTAGTACATGCATCCATCCTGAGAGACACCTTGCAATTGATAAAGAGAAGAGGCCCTtctcttgttcagaatgtgggaaactgTTTATCCAGAAAGCATATCTCattaaacatcaaaaaattcatacTGGTGAAAAGCCATTtttgtgttcagaatgtgggaaatgttttatgctAAAAGATCATCTTGAGagacatcagagaattcatacaggggagaagcctttctcatgttcagaatgtggtaagtGTTTTACCCAGAAAAAATCTCTTGTTGAACATCACAAAACTCACACTggtgagaaaccattttcatgttctgaatgcGGAAAATGTTTTACACGGAAATGTCAGCTTGAAATACACCAGAGAagtcatacaggggagaagccttttttatgttcagaatgtggaaaattttTCATCCAGAAATCTGATCTGGTcagacatcaaaaaattcaccCAGGAGGAAAGCAATCAGAAACTGGAAATCGTGAAGTTCATCAGAGAAATGACCGAGATGAGCgtccatttttatgttcagaatgtggaaaatgttttagccagaaaTCATATCTTGTTAAGCATAAAAAATTTCATACAGGTGAAAAACCTTATtcttgtttagaatgtgggaaatgttttaccatGAAATCAGGACTTGTTgaacatcagaaaattcacacaggggtgaagccgttttcatgtccagaatgtggaaaatgttttacacgTAAATCTCAACTTGAGATGCatcaaagaactcatacaggagagagacCTTTTtcttgctcagaatgtgggaaatgttttatccaGCGATCCGATCTTATTAGACATCATAGAATTCACACATCTTCAAGCGTCTCTAAAGTTCCAAATGTCTCTGCTTTGGATGGATTTACCTTTGATCCACTACAACCTCAAATTATAGTTACATAA
- the LOC138799641 gene encoding zinc finger protein 420-like isoform X2, whose protein sequence is MDKSQSRIFKRIFTLTQDIIRLLIGEDYIIVKTTSGDIVTSISDHCVSGGWGRTRDLISEPPVHSLILDRNRKKMILELTNKINELLTREVSVRCQDVAVYFSMEEWEYIGDKDLYKDMIMESHQIRSSSGESGKHQTSESFPSQDCPLENEDPQDNQDEDFRAVRVEVLEGEEETSEKGGQQCSLVVPESSQVNSPNGVFHKTVVLFLNDPPKMTKYKELITERALNLSLEIIYLLTREGFKIVKKTPHDCVSPSGCPPSSGGWNQQHGPVTEPPSHLFVQWRNNEQKILELTRNITELLTGEVPIRCHDVTVYFSMEEWKYFEGHQDLYKDVVVKNLPSITSPDGSSNINPTQIYPSQQYSPEESHFVSQSPQDEDIFDFKVEIIESEDMNIVCEQQSMEEELQVDVSPVDHNTLLEGHLLCKIEDKIKQQFPEKDITVPRLHSGLLNAYDFSEQCYLELPINFSNVAQNIRHGSVNHLSCSECGKCFTQKSNLMRHKRTHTGEKPFSCDKCSRSFTQKSHLLEHQVFHTGEKPFLCSTCGKCFTHRAILYRHRRIHTGERPFTCVECGKCFSYKSYLVEHQRFHMREKPYSCSECGKSFVKKSVLVKHLGLHSERNQFTCSECGKCFAKKSMFLKHQRIHTGEKPYLCLECGKCFAKKSVLVDHQKTHTGERPYPCLECGKCFSKKSGLVKHHRTHTGEKPFLCLECGKCFSQKSGLDKHRKIHTVEKSVSCLECEKGSTCIHPERHLAIDKEKRPFSCSECGKLFIQKAYLIKHQKIHTGEKPFLCSECGKCFMLKDHLERHQRIHTGEKPFSCSECGKCFTQKKSLVEHHKTHTGEKPFSCSECGKCFTRKCQLEIHQRSHTGEKPFLCSECGKFFIQKSDLVRHQKIHPGGKQSETGNREVHQRNDRDERPFLCSECGKCFSQKSYLVKHKKFHTGEKPYSCLECGKCFTMKSGLVEHQKIHTGVKPFSCPECGKCFTRKSQLEMHQRTHTGERPFSCSECGKCFIQRSDLIRHHRIHTSSSVSKVPNVSALDGFTFDPLQPQIIVT, encoded by the exons ATGGACAAGAGTCAATCCAGAATATTCAAGAGAATATTTACCCTCACGCAGGACATCATCCGCCTTCTGATTGGAGAG GATTACATTATAGTGAAGACGACATCTGGAGATATTGTGACGTCTATCAGTGATCATTGTGTATCTGGAGGATGGGGCAGGACACGGGACCTCATTTCCGAGCCTCCTGTTCATTCACTGATACTTGACAGAAACAGAAAGAAGATGATCCTAGAGCTCACCAACAAGATCAATGAGCTTCTGACTAGAGAG GTTTCTGTAAGATGTCAGGATGTCGCTGTCTATTTTTCAATGGAGGAATGGGAGTACATAGGAGacaaggatctgtacaaggaCATGATAATGGAGAGCCACCAGATCCGCTCATCATCAG GCGAATCTGGTAAGCATCAAACATCAGAAAGTTTCCCAAGCCAGGATTGTCCATTGGAAAATGAGGACCCACAAGATAATCAG GATGAAGATTTTAGGGCTGTACGAGTTGAAGTTCTAGAAGGTGAGGAAGAGACTTCTGAGAAAGGCGGCCAACAGTGTAGTTTGGTAGTGCCAG AATCTTCTCAGGTGAATTCTCCTAATGGTGTCTTCCACAAGACAGTGGTCCTCTTCCTGAACGACCCTCCAAAAATGACGAAGTATAAGGAACTGATCACAGAACGGGCACTTAACCTTTCTTTGGAGATCATCTACTTACTTACcagagag GGTTTCAAAATAGTGAAGAAGACACCTCATGATTGTGTGAGTCCCAGTGGCTGCCCCCCTTCTTCAGGAGGATGGAACCAGCAGCATGGCCCAGTCACCGAACCTCCTTCTCACTTATTCGTACAATGGAGAAacaatgagcagaagatcctggaACTCACCAGAAACAtaactgagctgctgactggagag gttcccaTAAGGTGTCACGATGTCACTGTCTATTTTTCCATGGAGGAGTGGAAGTATTTTGAAGGACACCAGGATCTCTACAAGGATGTTGTGGTAAAAAACCTTCCCTCTATTACATCACCTG atggatccagcaacATAAACCCAACACAGATCTATCCCAGTCAGCAGTATTCTCCAGAGGAAAGTCACTTTGTCTCACAGAGTCCTCAG GATGAAGATATATTTGATTTTAAAGTTGAAATTATAGAAAGTGAAGACATGAATATAGTGTGTGAACAGCAGTCCATGGAGGAGGAACTTCAAGTAGATGTTAGCCCTG TTGACCACAACACGTTGCTAGAGGGACATCTGCTTTGTAAAATTGAAGATAAAATCAAACAGCAATTTCCAGAAAAAGACATTACTGTCCCGAGGCTACATTCAGGACTTCTCAATGCATATGACTTCTCAGAGCAGTGTTACCTAGAGTTACCAATAAACTTTTCTAACGTTGCACAAAATATCAGACATGGAAGTGTTAATCAtctttcatgttctgaatgtggaaaatgtttcaccCAGAAATCCAATCTCATGAGACACAAAAGAAcgcatacaggagagaagccgttttcatgtgaTAAGTGCAGCAGATCCTTTACTCAGAAGTCACATCTACTAGAACATCAGGTGTTTCATACGGGTGAGAAGCCGTTTTTGTGTTCcacatgtggaaaatgttttacgcACAGGGCTATTCTTTATAGACATCGGAGAATTCACACTGGTGAAAGGCCCTTTACATGTGtcgaatgtggtaaatgtttttctTATAAATCGTACCTAGTagaacatcagagatttcacatGAGGGAAAAACCCTATTcgtgttctgaatgtgggaaatcttttgtAAAGAAATCTGTTCTTGTTAAACATTTAGGACTTCACTCAGAACGTAATCAGtttacatgttcagaatgtggaaaatgttttgctaagAAATCAATGTTTCtcaaacatcaaagaattcacacaggagagaaaccatatttgtgcttagaatgtgggaaatgttttgccaaAAAGTCAGTTCTTGTTGACcatcagaaaactcacacaggagaaaggCCCTATCCTTgtctagaatgtgggaaatgcttttcAAAGAAATCTGGTCTTGTAAAACATCAtcgaactcacacaggggagaagccttttttatgtctagaatgtgggaaatgtttttcacaGAAATCGGGCCTTGATAAACATCGGAAAATTCACACAGTGGAGAAATCtgtttcatgtttggaatgtgaGAAAGGTAGTACATGCATCCATCCTGAGAGACACCTTGCAATTGATAAAGAGAAGAGGCCCTtctcttgttcagaatgtgggaaactgTTTATCCAGAAAGCATATCTCattaaacatcaaaaaattcatacTGGTGAAAAGCCATTtttgtgttcagaatgtgggaaatgttttatgctAAAAGATCATCTTGAGagacatcagagaattcatacaggggagaagcctttctcatgttcagaatgtggtaagtGTTTTACCCAGAAAAAATCTCTTGTTGAACATCACAAAACTCACACTggtgagaaaccattttcatgttctgaatgcGGAAAATGTTTTACACGGAAATGTCAGCTTGAAATACACCAGAGAagtcatacaggggagaagccttttttatgttcagaatgtggaaaattttTCATCCAGAAATCTGATCTGGTcagacatcaaaaaattcaccCAGGAGGAAAGCAATCAGAAACTGGAAATCGTGAAGTTCATCAGAGAAATGACCGAGATGAGCgtccatttttatgttcagaatgtggaaaatgttttagccagaaaTCATATCTTGTTAAGCATAAAAAATTTCATACAGGTGAAAAACCTTATtcttgtttagaatgtgggaaatgttttaccatGAAATCAGGACTTGTTgaacatcagaaaattcacacaggggtgaagccgttttcatgtccagaatgtggaaaatgttttacacgTAAATCTCAACTTGAGATGCatcaaagaactcatacaggagagagacCTTTTtcttgctcagaatgtgggaaatgttttatccaGCGATCCGATCTTATTAGACATCATAGAATTCACACATCTTCAAGCGTCTCTAAAGTTCCAAATGTCTCTGCTTTGGATGGATTTACCTTTGATCCACTACAACCTCAAATTATAGTTACATAA
- the LOC138799641 gene encoding zinc finger protein 271-like isoform X3: protein MDKSQSRIFKRIFTLTQDIIRLLIGEDYIIVKTTSGDIVTSISDHCVSGGWGRTRDLISEPPVHSLILDRNRKKMILELTNKINELLTREVSVRCQDVAVYFSMEEWEYIGDKDLYKDMIMESHQIRSSSGESGKHQTSESFPSQDCPLENEDPQDNQVDEDFRAVRVEVLEGEEETSEKGGQQCSLVVPESSQVNSPNGVFHKTVVLFLNDPPKMTKYKELITERALNLSLEIIYLLTREGFKIVKKTPHDCVSPSGCPPSSGGWNQQHGPVTEPPSHLFVQWRNNEQKILELTRNITELLTGEEWKYFEGHQDLYKDVVVKNLPSITSPDGSSNINPTQIYPSQQYSPEESHFVSQSPQDEDIFDFKVEIIESEDMNIVCEQQSMEEELQVDVSPVDHNTLLEGHLLCKIEDKIKQQFPEKDITVPRLHSGLLNAYDFSEQCYLELPINFSNVAQNIRHGSVNHLSCSECGKCFTQKSNLMRHKRTHTGEKPFSCDKCSRSFTQKSHLLEHQVFHTGEKPFLCSTCGKCFTHRAILYRHRRIHTGERPFTCVECGKCFSYKSYLVEHQRFHMREKPYSCSECGKSFVKKSVLVKHLGLHSERNQFTCSECGKCFAKKSMFLKHQRIHTGEKPYLCLECGKCFAKKSVLVDHQKTHTGERPYPCLECGKCFSKKSGLVKHHRTHTGEKPFLCLECGKCFSQKSGLDKHRKIHTVEKSVSCLECEKGSTCIHPERHLAIDKEKRPFSCSECGKLFIQKAYLIKHQKIHTGEKPFLCSECGKCFMLKDHLERHQRIHTGEKPFSCSECGKCFTQKKSLVEHHKTHTGEKPFSCSECGKCFTRKCQLEIHQRSHTGEKPFLCSECGKFFIQKSDLVRHQKIHPGGKQSETGNREVHQRNDRDERPFLCSECGKCFSQKSYLVKHKKFHTGEKPYSCLECGKCFTMKSGLVEHQKIHTGVKPFSCPECGKCFTRKSQLEMHQRTHTGERPFSCSECGKCFIQRSDLIRHHRIHTSSSVSKVPNVSALDGFTFDPLQPQIIVT from the exons ATGGACAAGAGTCAATCCAGAATATTCAAGAGAATATTTACCCTCACGCAGGACATCATCCGCCTTCTGATTGGAGAG GATTACATTATAGTGAAGACGACATCTGGAGATATTGTGACGTCTATCAGTGATCATTGTGTATCTGGAGGATGGGGCAGGACACGGGACCTCATTTCCGAGCCTCCTGTTCATTCACTGATACTTGACAGAAACAGAAAGAAGATGATCCTAGAGCTCACCAACAAGATCAATGAGCTTCTGACTAGAGAG GTTTCTGTAAGATGTCAGGATGTCGCTGTCTATTTTTCAATGGAGGAATGGGAGTACATAGGAGacaaggatctgtacaaggaCATGATAATGGAGAGCCACCAGATCCGCTCATCATCAG GCGAATCTGGTAAGCATCAAACATCAGAAAGTTTCCCAAGCCAGGATTGTCCATTGGAAAATGAGGACCCACAAGATAATCAGGTA GATGAAGATTTTAGGGCTGTACGAGTTGAAGTTCTAGAAGGTGAGGAAGAGACTTCTGAGAAAGGCGGCCAACAGTGTAGTTTGGTAGTGCCAG AATCTTCTCAGGTGAATTCTCCTAATGGTGTCTTCCACAAGACAGTGGTCCTCTTCCTGAACGACCCTCCAAAAATGACGAAGTATAAGGAACTGATCACAGAACGGGCACTTAACCTTTCTTTGGAGATCATCTACTTACTTACcagagag GGTTTCAAAATAGTGAAGAAGACACCTCATGATTGTGTGAGTCCCAGTGGCTGCCCCCCTTCTTCAGGAGGATGGAACCAGCAGCATGGCCCAGTCACCGAACCTCCTTCTCACTTATTCGTACAATGGAGAAacaatgagcagaagatcctggaACTCACCAGAAACAtaactgagctgctgactggagag GAGTGGAAGTATTTTGAAGGACACCAGGATCTCTACAAGGATGTTGTGGTAAAAAACCTTCCCTCTATTACATCACCTG atggatccagcaacATAAACCCAACACAGATCTATCCCAGTCAGCAGTATTCTCCAGAGGAAAGTCACTTTGTCTCACAGAGTCCTCAG GATGAAGATATATTTGATTTTAAAGTTGAAATTATAGAAAGTGAAGACATGAATATAGTGTGTGAACAGCAGTCCATGGAGGAGGAACTTCAAGTAGATGTTAGCCCTG TTGACCACAACACGTTGCTAGAGGGACATCTGCTTTGTAAAATTGAAGATAAAATCAAACAGCAATTTCCAGAAAAAGACATTACTGTCCCGAGGCTACATTCAGGACTTCTCAATGCATATGACTTCTCAGAGCAGTGTTACCTAGAGTTACCAATAAACTTTTCTAACGTTGCACAAAATATCAGACATGGAAGTGTTAATCAtctttcatgttctgaatgtggaaaatgtttcaccCAGAAATCCAATCTCATGAGACACAAAAGAAcgcatacaggagagaagccgttttcatgtgaTAAGTGCAGCAGATCCTTTACTCAGAAGTCACATCTACTAGAACATCAGGTGTTTCATACGGGTGAGAAGCCGTTTTTGTGTTCcacatgtggaaaatgttttacgcACAGGGCTATTCTTTATAGACATCGGAGAATTCACACTGGTGAAAGGCCCTTTACATGTGtcgaatgtggtaaatgtttttctTATAAATCGTACCTAGTagaacatcagagatttcacatGAGGGAAAAACCCTATTcgtgttctgaatgtgggaaatcttttgtAAAGAAATCTGTTCTTGTTAAACATTTAGGACTTCACTCAGAACGTAATCAGtttacatgttcagaatgtggaaaatgttttgctaagAAATCAATGTTTCtcaaacatcaaagaattcacacaggagagaaaccatatttgtgcttagaatgtgggaaatgttttgccaaAAAGTCAGTTCTTGTTGACcatcagaaaactcacacaggagaaaggCCCTATCCTTgtctagaatgtgggaaatgcttttcAAAGAAATCTGGTCTTGTAAAACATCAtcgaactcacacaggggagaagccttttttatgtctagaatgtgggaaatgtttttcacaGAAATCGGGCCTTGATAAACATCGGAAAATTCACACAGTGGAGAAATCtgtttcatgtttggaatgtgaGAAAGGTAGTACATGCATCCATCCTGAGAGACACCTTGCAATTGATAAAGAGAAGAGGCCCTtctcttgttcagaatgtgggaaactgTTTATCCAGAAAGCATATCTCattaaacatcaaaaaattcatacTGGTGAAAAGCCATTtttgtgttcagaatgtgggaaatgttttatgctAAAAGATCATCTTGAGagacatcagagaattcatacaggggagaagcctttctcatgttcagaatgtggtaagtGTTTTACCCAGAAAAAATCTCTTGTTGAACATCACAAAACTCACACTggtgagaaaccattttcatgttctgaatgcGGAAAATGTTTTACACGGAAATGTCAGCTTGAAATACACCAGAGAagtcatacaggggagaagccttttttatgttcagaatgtggaaaattttTCATCCAGAAATCTGATCTGGTcagacatcaaaaaattcaccCAGGAGGAAAGCAATCAGAAACTGGAAATCGTGAAGTTCATCAGAGAAATGACCGAGATGAGCgtccatttttatgttcagaatgtggaaaatgttttagccagaaaTCATATCTTGTTAAGCATAAAAAATTTCATACAGGTGAAAAACCTTATtcttgtttagaatgtgggaaatgttttaccatGAAATCAGGACTTGTTgaacatcagaaaattcacacaggggtgaagccgttttcatgtccagaatgtggaaaatgttttacacgTAAATCTCAACTTGAGATGCatcaaagaactcatacaggagagagacCTTTTtcttgctcagaatgtgggaaatgttttatccaGCGATCCGATCTTATTAGACATCATAGAATTCACACATCTTCAAGCGTCTCTAAAGTTCCAAATGTCTCTGCTTTGGATGGATTTACCTTTGATCCACTACAACCTCAAATTATAGTTACATAA